One window of the Granulicella arctica genome contains the following:
- a CDS encoding L-fucose/L-arabinose isomerase family protein has protein sequence MAKQMTMGVIVGNRGFFPSHLATSGRLEMIAALEAAGIKPIVLTPEETAHGAVETYEDAKKCAALFQKHAKEIDGIIITLPNFGEERGLADALRLSNLKVPVLIQATPDNATKMSIAFRRDSFCGKMSICNNLKQYGIPYSLTRLHTEAPDSPEFKADLEWFAGICRVVGGLKNVRFGAIGARPTAFNTVRYSEKLLERSGITVETLDLSEVMGRIGRMNDNDDAAQEKLAAIKKYIPVGQTPEAALMKMAKLGAVIDHWMKASELTVSAVQCWTSIEEFLGIVPCTVMSMMSENLIPSACEVDVLGTLSMYALTLASESPSALLDWNNNYGDNPDKAVCFHCSNLPKHFFNEGVKMDYQLIIAGTVGKENTHGTLDGTVKAGAMSFARFSTDDFGGQITGYVGEGAFTNDPLNTFGGAGVVEIPKMQELLRYICENGFEHHVAANFSTTAAPVFEAATKYLGWKMHWHNKA, from the coding sequence ATGGCTAAGCAGATGACGATGGGTGTGATTGTAGGAAACCGTGGCTTTTTCCCAAGCCACCTTGCGACAAGTGGACGATTGGAGATGATCGCTGCCCTTGAAGCGGCGGGGATCAAGCCGATCGTGCTGACACCGGAGGAGACGGCGCACGGAGCGGTCGAGACCTATGAGGATGCTAAGAAGTGCGCTGCCCTCTTCCAGAAGCACGCGAAGGAGATCGACGGCATCATCATCACGCTGCCGAACTTTGGCGAGGAGCGTGGGCTTGCCGATGCTCTGCGGCTCTCCAATCTCAAGGTGCCGGTGCTGATCCAGGCGACGCCGGACAATGCGACGAAGATGTCGATTGCCTTTCGGCGCGACAGCTTCTGCGGCAAGATGTCGATCTGCAACAACCTGAAGCAGTACGGGATTCCCTATTCGCTGACGCGGCTGCACACAGAGGCTCCTGACTCCCCGGAGTTCAAGGCAGACCTTGAGTGGTTCGCTGGAATCTGCCGCGTGGTTGGCGGCTTGAAGAATGTACGGTTCGGCGCGATCGGCGCTCGGCCCACGGCGTTCAACACCGTTCGCTACTCGGAGAAGCTGCTGGAGCGATCGGGCATCACCGTAGAAACGCTTGATCTGAGCGAGGTGATGGGACGCATCGGACGGATGAACGACAACGATGACGCGGCGCAGGAGAAGCTTGCGGCCATCAAGAAGTACATTCCCGTTGGACAGACCCCGGAAGCGGCGCTGATGAAGATGGCGAAGCTGGGCGCGGTGATCGATCACTGGATGAAGGCGAGCGAACTGACGGTCTCGGCTGTGCAGTGCTGGACCTCCATCGAAGAGTTCCTGGGCATCGTTCCCTGCACCGTGATGAGCATGATGAGCGAGAACCTGATTCCTTCGGCGTGCGAGGTTGACGTGCTGGGAACGCTGAGCATGTATGCATTGACGCTTGCCAGCGAGTCCCCTTCTGCGCTGCTCGACTGGAACAACAACTACGGCGACAACCCGGATAAGGCGGTCTGCTTCCATTGCTCGAACCTGCCGAAGCACTTCTTCAACGAGGGCGTGAAGATGGACTATCAGCTCATCATCGCGGGTACCGTTGGCAAGGAGAATACACACGGGACGCTGGATGGCACGGTTAAGGCTGGCGCGATGAGCTTTGCGCGCTTTTCGACCGATGATTTTGGTGGACAGATCACGGGCTATGTCGGCGAGGGCGCGTTCACCAACGATCCGCTGAATACCTTTGGCGGCGCGGGCGTGGTGGAGATTCCGAAGATGCAGGAGCTACTGCGCTACATCTGCGAGAACGGTTTCGAGCACCATGTAGCGGCGAACTTCTCGACGACCGCTGCTCCGGTGTTTGAAGCTGCCACGAAGTACCTTGGCTGGAAGATGCACTGGCACAACAAGGCCTAG
- the ppk1 gene encoding polyphosphate kinase 1: MTTTKRPPAKRKSAKKTVPEAVPNLFFSRDESWLKFNQRVLEEAQDATNPLLERVKFLAITASNLDEFVEIRVAGILQRIEDGYNQPQAPDEGGLTPQERLDTLSVSVESFVKEQYRCWNEQLLPALKAEKVRVLGWKELSSEARTRALEFYRSEVDPLLTPVTIDPSHPFPRVLNKALCIALLLRYKRKGALGVKTETVLGVVTVPRSLPRLVPLPSVEGGADFILLHELIESQVERMFRGYEVLSKSAFRVTRNSNLYMQEEESRSVLESVRAELHNRRKGDAVRLEIESSADEQIVERLRVNFELDPWQVFRTDGPVNLSRLMNLASEVKRADLKYAEFKPCHYKLLPKSQDLFEDLRSRDVMLHHPFDSYQTVEEFIEAGAIDPAVISMKQTLYRTSKDSPIFRALIEAGQSKDVTVVVELMARFDEDSNIRWARELEDAGVGVYHGIFGLKTHCKLALLVRRDPDGVVRRYAHLGTGNYNPVTARFYTDISLLTSRPELTEAVQSVFNYLTAESESDTYEPLLVAPLTMADGFLKLIDREAEHARAGRPSGIVAKMNGLLERRTIEAFYAASQAGVQIDLIVRGMCSLRPGVKGLSENIRVRSIVGRYLEHSRIFSFVNGDEPVIYCGSADLMARNLHERCEVVFPVSDEAASKRLREDILASYLTDNVKARILQSDGSYVRAPQEGKPCNAQRHFMAMAQGNDETVEAPAASPKVPNKTTK; the protein is encoded by the coding sequence ATGACGACGACCAAGCGACCGCCTGCCAAACGTAAGAGTGCCAAGAAGACAGTGCCCGAAGCTGTTCCAAACCTGTTCTTCAGCCGGGACGAATCGTGGTTGAAGTTCAACCAGCGGGTGCTGGAAGAGGCACAGGATGCGACCAATCCTCTGCTGGAGCGGGTGAAGTTCCTGGCGATTACGGCGAGCAATCTGGATGAGTTTGTCGAGATTCGGGTGGCTGGCATTCTGCAGCGGATCGAGGATGGCTACAACCAGCCGCAGGCTCCGGACGAGGGCGGGCTGACACCGCAGGAGCGACTGGATACGTTGAGCGTTTCGGTGGAGAGCTTCGTCAAGGAGCAATACCGATGCTGGAATGAGCAGCTTCTGCCGGCGTTGAAGGCTGAGAAGGTTCGCGTGCTTGGCTGGAAAGAGCTAAGCAGCGAGGCTCGGACTCGAGCGTTGGAGTTCTATCGGAGCGAGGTCGATCCGCTGCTGACGCCGGTGACGATTGATCCATCGCATCCGTTTCCCCGGGTTCTAAACAAAGCGCTCTGCATTGCGCTGCTGCTTCGTTACAAGCGGAAGGGTGCGCTGGGGGTGAAGACGGAGACGGTGCTTGGCGTGGTGACGGTTCCGCGCTCGCTGCCGCGTTTGGTTCCGCTGCCGTCGGTTGAGGGTGGAGCGGACTTCATCCTGCTGCATGAGTTGATCGAGTCGCAGGTGGAGCGGATGTTCCGCGGCTACGAGGTTCTGTCGAAGTCAGCCTTCCGGGTGACGCGGAACAGCAACCTTTATATGCAGGAAGAAGAATCGCGGTCGGTGCTTGAGAGCGTGCGGGCCGAGTTGCATAACCGCCGCAAGGGCGATGCGGTTCGGTTGGAGATTGAGAGCTCAGCGGATGAGCAGATCGTGGAGCGGCTGCGGGTGAACTTCGAGCTTGATCCGTGGCAGGTCTTTCGCACGGACGGGCCGGTGAACCTTTCGCGGCTGATGAATCTGGCCTCCGAGGTGAAGCGGGCGGATCTCAAGTATGCGGAGTTCAAACCTTGTCACTACAAGCTGCTGCCGAAGTCGCAGGACCTGTTCGAGGACCTTCGCAGCAGAGATGTCATGCTGCATCATCCGTTTGACAGCTACCAGACGGTTGAGGAGTTTATTGAGGCCGGTGCGATTGATCCGGCTGTGATTTCGATGAAGCAGACACTCTATCGAACCAGTAAGGATTCGCCGATCTTTCGGGCGCTGATCGAGGCGGGCCAGAGTAAGGACGTTACGGTCGTTGTTGAGTTGATGGCGCGCTTCGATGAGGACTCGAACATTCGCTGGGCGCGGGAGCTGGAGGACGCCGGTGTCGGGGTGTATCACGGCATCTTTGGGCTGAAGACGCACTGCAAACTGGCGCTGCTGGTGCGGCGCGATCCAGATGGCGTGGTGCGGCGGTATGCGCATCTTGGGACGGGAAACTACAACCCGGTCACGGCCCGTTTTTACACGGACATCAGCTTGCTTACGTCGCGTCCTGAGCTAACGGAGGCGGTGCAGTCGGTGTTCAACTATCTGACGGCCGAGTCGGAGTCGGACACGTATGAGCCGCTCCTGGTGGCTCCGCTGACGATGGCAGACGGCTTTCTGAAGCTGATCGATCGCGAGGCTGAGCATGCGCGCGCCGGGCGACCTTCCGGAATCGTTGCGAAGATGAATGGCCTGCTGGAGCGTCGCACCATCGAGGCTTTCTATGCTGCTTCGCAGGCAGGCGTGCAGATCGACCTGATCGTTCGCGGTATGTGCTCGCTGCGGCCAGGAGTGAAGGGGCTGAGCGAGAACATTCGGGTGCGGTCGATCGTTGGGCGATATCTTGAACACAGCCGCATCTTCAGCTTTGTCAATGGAGACGAGCCGGTGATCTACTGCGGCAGCGCCGATCTAATGGCGCGGAATCTGCATGAGCGCTGCGAGGTCGTTTTTCCTGTGAGCGATGAGGCCGCCTCGAAGCGACTGCGCGAGGACATTCTTGCTTCGTACCTGACGGACAACGTGAAGGCGCGCATTCTGCAGTCGGATGGCTCGTATGTGCGGGCTCCGCAGGAGGGCAAGCCGTGCAATGCGCAGCGCCACTTTATGGCAATGGCGCAGGGGAACGATGAGACGGTTGAGGCTCCGGCGGCTTCTCCAAAGGTGCCGAACAAGACGACCAAGTAA
- a CDS encoding SRPBCC family protein produces the protein MRRSHLIVTLEETTLINAPIDRCFDLARSVEVHLAGNIHFGEQAVPIGGVTSGLIDLGEQVTWRARHLGIRQNLTSAITAMDRPAYFQDTMLRGAFRFMQHDHYFRFDEDGQTEMKDIFRFAAPIPILGRIAEVLLLRRYMQALLHERNVVLRRIAESNDWQRYLSATEQ, from the coding sequence TTGCGCCGGAGCCACCTCATCGTCACCCTCGAAGAAACGACCCTCATCAACGCACCCATCGACCGATGTTTCGACCTGGCCCGCAGCGTCGAAGTCCACCTCGCGGGAAATATCCACTTCGGCGAGCAAGCTGTTCCAATCGGCGGCGTCACCTCCGGCCTCATCGATCTCGGCGAGCAAGTCACATGGCGCGCCCGCCACCTCGGCATTCGTCAAAACCTCACCAGCGCCATCACCGCGATGGATCGCCCAGCCTACTTTCAGGACACCATGCTCCGCGGCGCCTTCCGCTTCATGCAGCACGATCACTACTTTCGCTTTGACGAAGACGGTCAAACCGAGATGAAGGACATCTTCCGCTTTGCCGCACCAATCCCCATCCTCGGTCGCATCGCGGAAGTCCTCCTGCTCCGCCGCTACATGCAAGCTCTCCTCCACGAGCGCAACGTCGTTCTGAGACGGATCGCCGAGTCAAACGACTGGCAGCGATACCTTTCCGCTACGGAACAGTAA
- a CDS encoding protease pro-enzyme activation domain-containing protein, whose product MRSHLQICSKLLRSALALLTVATLAATSHAAVQNRITSAVQTNNRVALARTVAPRAARAQDLGLAPSSLKLENMTMRFSMTDTQQAALSKLLVDQQNSSSPLYHQWLTPQQFGAQFGLSAADLSTVSSWLAAQGFTITTTAKSSTFIAFSGTVAQAQQAFGTSIHSVSLDGEQHIANLTEPTLPAALAGVVDMVSGLDDFKLRPRSRVRSVTLANVSPIGSRPRDTVNTTAGLEHFIAPGDFATIYDLNPLFTSSINGTGISIAVMGQVDISLTDIAAFRTASGLSANVPVIKTYGTDPGTPTGTCLGSNPPTSCTVTGGDLEESELDVEWAGATAPSASIIFVNSTDVIGTSLVNAIDNNIAPIMTVSYGGCEVQDFSATAIGTLNTSFQQANAQGITIVGPAGDAGATDCDFDVATAKDGLAVDFPASSPNVTGVGGTEFSEGADTATPNGTYWNNTTTSVSSALSYIPETVWNDTAASIAAAPTTATLSSGGGGVSVIFAKPTWQTGTGVPADSHRDVPDLAFNASADHDPYLVCAEGSCLNGTYFGTGGAFNAFGGTSVSTPSFAGILALLEQKLGGRIGNANPYIYALANGASASTIFHDVTTGNNKQPCTTNSTSCPAGASPIGYSAGVGYDQASGWGSVDASKFVNTFPTVVTTLPSASTVTLTSSAATPALNQSVTFTATIAHTSGTATPSGTVSFTVDSGTANPVTLNAGVATFAATFTTNGTHTIAAVYSGDTNYYGSSGSVNVVAGTVPTGTISLSAAPSTFTVASSGSISSVITVTSAGGYAGTVNLAAVANTLNGSYAFTSNGANVTSLTVPAGGTATATFTVNTITAASKTGGGLKTATGVSSLVLGGGITLAGLFFLGFGNRRQRGWSSLLSLIALAGLIASAGCSSSSSTTTTTTSSGTGTYTITITGTDSLTSAITANTALTVTIQ is encoded by the coding sequence ATGCGCAGCCATCTTCAGATTTGCTCGAAACTCCTCCGCTCCGCTCTAGCCCTACTCACAGTTGCCACCCTCGCAGCCACCAGCCACGCCGCCGTCCAAAACCGGATCACCTCCGCCGTCCAGACGAACAATCGCGTCGCGCTCGCCCGGACAGTCGCTCCCAGGGCTGCTCGTGCCCAGGATCTTGGCCTCGCTCCCTCCTCGCTCAAGCTTGAAAACATGACGATGCGCTTCAGCATGACTGATACGCAGCAGGCGGCGCTCAGCAAACTCCTCGTCGACCAGCAGAACTCATCTTCACCGCTCTACCATCAGTGGCTGACGCCGCAGCAGTTCGGCGCACAGTTCGGCCTCAGCGCAGCCGACCTGTCCACCGTCTCATCCTGGCTTGCCGCACAGGGCTTCACCATCACCACTACCGCAAAAAGCTCCACCTTCATCGCCTTCAGTGGCACCGTAGCCCAGGCCCAGCAGGCTTTCGGCACCAGCATCCACAGCGTCTCTCTCGATGGCGAACAACACATCGCCAACCTCACCGAACCGACCCTCCCGGCTGCTCTTGCTGGCGTAGTGGATATGGTGAGCGGTCTGGACGATTTCAAGCTCAGGCCGCGTTCGCGAGTACGCAGCGTCACCCTGGCTAATGTCAGCCCCATCGGAAGCCGTCCCCGCGACACCGTCAACACGACGGCGGGTCTCGAACACTTCATCGCGCCCGGCGACTTTGCCACCATCTACGATCTCAATCCGCTCTTCACCTCCTCCATCAACGGAACAGGCATTTCGATCGCCGTCATGGGACAGGTCGACATCAGCCTCACCGACATCGCTGCCTTCCGCACCGCCTCTGGTCTCAGCGCCAACGTTCCCGTCATCAAGACCTATGGCACAGACCCTGGCACGCCCACAGGCACCTGCCTCGGCTCCAATCCTCCGACCAGTTGCACCGTCACTGGTGGCGATCTCGAAGAGTCCGAGCTAGATGTGGAGTGGGCGGGAGCCACGGCACCCTCGGCAAGCATCATCTTCGTCAACTCCACCGATGTCATCGGCACCTCCCTCGTCAACGCCATCGATAACAACATCGCGCCCATCATGACGGTCAGCTACGGCGGCTGCGAGGTTCAGGACTTCTCGGCAACGGCCATCGGCACGCTCAACACCTCCTTTCAGCAAGCAAACGCCCAGGGCATCACCATCGTCGGACCGGCTGGTGACGCGGGCGCGACAGATTGCGACTTTGACGTTGCAACAGCCAAGGACGGCCTCGCCGTAGACTTCCCGGCCAGCTCGCCAAACGTTACTGGCGTAGGAGGCACGGAGTTCAGCGAAGGTGCTGATACCGCTACCCCCAACGGCACATATTGGAACAACACCACGACAAGCGTCTCGTCCGCCCTCTCCTACATTCCCGAAACCGTCTGGAACGATACAGCGGCCTCAATTGCTGCTGCTCCCACCACTGCAACCCTTAGTTCAGGCGGCGGTGGAGTGAGCGTCATCTTTGCTAAACCCACTTGGCAGACCGGTACCGGGGTTCCGGCAGATAGCCATCGTGACGTGCCGGATTTAGCCTTCAACGCCTCAGCCGATCACGATCCCTACCTCGTCTGTGCGGAGGGTTCGTGCCTGAACGGCACCTACTTCGGCACAGGCGGAGCCTTCAACGCCTTCGGCGGCACGTCCGTCTCCACGCCATCCTTCGCCGGTATCCTTGCGCTGCTTGAGCAGAAATTAGGCGGTCGCATCGGTAACGCAAACCCCTACATCTACGCCTTGGCAAACGGTGCCTCCGCCTCCACCATCTTCCACGACGTCACGACCGGCAACAATAAGCAGCCGTGTACCACCAACTCCACCAGTTGCCCGGCCGGTGCAAGTCCGATTGGCTATAGTGCTGGCGTTGGCTACGATCAGGCCAGCGGCTGGGGCAGCGTCGACGCAAGCAAATTCGTCAATACGTTTCCAACCGTAGTCACAACACTGCCAAGCGCCTCAACAGTGACTCTGACCTCATCAGCCGCAACGCCTGCGCTCAACCAGAGCGTAACCTTTACCGCAACAATTGCTCACACATCCGGTACGGCAACTCCAAGTGGAACGGTGTCCTTCACAGTTGATAGTGGCACGGCTAACCCGGTGACTCTCAATGCGGGTGTAGCTACCTTTGCGGCCACCTTCACAACGAACGGTACCCATACCATCGCCGCCGTCTATTCGGGCGACACCAACTACTACGGTTCGAGTGGCAGCGTTAACGTGGTTGCTGGAACTGTACCTACCGGCACTATCAGCCTGAGCGCAGCACCATCAACCTTCACGGTCGCAAGCTCCGGCAGCATCTCTTCGGTCATTACGGTAACGTCGGCGGGCGGCTATGCGGGCACGGTCAATCTCGCCGCTGTAGCGAACACCCTCAACGGCTCATACGCATTCACCTCGAATGGCGCTAACGTTACCTCGCTCACCGTTCCGGCGGGCGGCACTGCGACGGCCACTTTCACCGTCAACACAATCACTGCCGCTAGCAAAACTGGCGGTGGACTCAAGACGGCCACCGGCGTCAGCAGCCTCGTCCTCGGTGGCGGCATAACCCTCGCCGGTCTGTTCTTCCTAGGCTTCGGCAATCGACGTCAAAGAGGATGGTCGTCCTTGCTCAGTTTGATCGCGCTTGCCGGTCTCATCGCCAGCGCCGGATGCTCCAGCAGTTCCTCCACGACTACAACCACAACCAGCAGTGGCACCGGCACCTACACCATCACAATCACCGGTACCGACAGCCTGACGAGTGCCATCACCGCTAACACGGCTCTCACTGTCACGATCCAGTAA
- a CDS encoding acyl-CoA dehydrogenase family protein has translation MATTTNLPPEVTTINPKSTPTTRIPGGSFLITNPTPADCFFPEDFTEEHRQIAQTTADFATNEIVPNSDAIEHKDFAVTRRLLKEAAELGLTSVDIPEEYGGLEMDKATSAIIAENISKQGSFSVAFSAHTGIGTLPLVWYGTPEQKQKYLPHIADGTMIGAYALSESSSGSDAVNASTRAVLSADGQTYTLNGEKMWITNGGFADLFTIFAKCLVTEGKDAGKERLTAFLVEKGTPGFRPGNEEHKLGIRGSSTTPLILTDCVIPSANLLGEVGKGHHIAFNILNVGRYKLGNAAVGGARMAFNNGLSYAKERKAFGKPIADFGLIQEKLANMATGIFVGESLCYRTVGLIDRALEGVAKNDTAEIQKRIEDYAVECSIVKVWASEMLDMVVDESLQIFAGYGYVEEYPAERAYRDARINRIFEGTNEINRLIITGWLMKSAMSGKLPLMAAIKQLMDEVMAGPTPKEDREGALAEEFNLLAAAKKLTLFAAGAATQKYMAKIADEQEVMGSIADMIIEVYAMESAILRAEKMSTAKSNSPMPVAFARVYTATAFEKIELAARRIIATVAEGDMLRTQLTILRRLSKHDTTDTIALRRQIARHVIQAGRYTL, from the coding sequence ATGGCTACAACCACCAATCTCCCACCCGAAGTAACCACCATCAATCCGAAATCCACCCCAACAACCCGCATCCCCGGCGGCTCGTTCCTCATCACCAACCCCACCCCCGCCGACTGCTTCTTCCCCGAGGACTTCACCGAAGAGCATCGCCAGATCGCCCAGACCACCGCCGACTTCGCCACCAACGAGATCGTCCCCAACTCCGACGCCATCGAGCATAAGGACTTCGCCGTCACCCGCCGCCTCCTCAAAGAAGCCGCCGAGCTCGGCCTCACCTCCGTGGACATCCCCGAGGAGTACGGCGGCCTCGAGATGGACAAGGCCACCTCCGCCATCATCGCCGAAAACATCTCGAAGCAGGGCAGCTTCTCCGTAGCCTTCTCTGCCCACACCGGCATCGGCACGCTCCCGCTCGTCTGGTACGGCACCCCCGAGCAGAAGCAGAAATACCTCCCCCACATCGCAGACGGCACCATGATCGGAGCCTACGCGCTTTCGGAATCATCCAGCGGATCCGACGCCGTCAACGCCAGCACCCGCGCCGTCCTCTCCGCCGACGGCCAGACCTACACCCTCAATGGCGAAAAGATGTGGATCACCAACGGAGGCTTCGCCGACCTCTTCACCATCTTCGCCAAGTGCCTCGTCACCGAAGGTAAGGACGCAGGCAAAGAACGCCTCACCGCCTTCCTCGTCGAAAAGGGCACCCCCGGCTTCCGTCCCGGCAACGAGGAGCATAAGCTCGGCATCCGCGGCTCCTCCACCACCCCCCTCATCCTCACCGACTGCGTCATCCCCTCTGCCAACCTCCTCGGCGAAGTCGGCAAGGGCCACCACATCGCCTTCAACATCCTCAACGTCGGCCGCTACAAGCTCGGCAACGCAGCCGTAGGCGGAGCCCGCATGGCCTTCAACAACGGCCTAAGCTACGCCAAAGAGCGCAAAGCCTTCGGCAAGCCCATCGCCGACTTCGGCCTCATCCAGGAGAAGCTCGCCAATATGGCCACCGGCATCTTCGTCGGTGAGTCCCTCTGCTACCGCACCGTAGGCCTCATCGACCGCGCCCTCGAAGGCGTCGCCAAAAACGACACCGCCGAGATTCAGAAGCGCATCGAGGACTACGCCGTCGAATGTTCCATCGTCAAAGTCTGGGCCTCCGAGATGCTCGACATGGTCGTCGACGAGTCCCTCCAGATCTTCGCCGGCTACGGCTACGTCGAGGAGTATCCGGCCGAGCGCGCCTACCGCGACGCCCGCATCAATCGCATCTTCGAGGGCACCAACGAGATCAACCGCCTCATCATCACCGGCTGGCTCATGAAGTCAGCCATGTCCGGCAAGCTCCCCCTCATGGCCGCCATCAAGCAGCTCATGGACGAGGTCATGGCCGGTCCCACCCCCAAAGAGGACCGCGAAGGAGCCCTCGCCGAAGAGTTCAACCTCCTCGCCGCCGCCAAAAAGCTCACCCTCTTCGCCGCCGGAGCCGCCACACAGAAGTACATGGCCAAAATTGCCGATGAACAGGAGGTCATGGGCTCCATCGCCGACATGATCATCGAGGTCTACGCCATGGAGTCCGCAATCCTCCGAGCCGAAAAGATGAGCACCGCCAAATCCAACTCGCCCATGCCCGTCGCCTTTGCCCGCGTCTACACCGCCACCGCGTTCGAGAAGATCGAACTCGCCGCCCGCCGCATCATCGCCACCGTAGCCGAGGGCGACATGCTCCGCACCCAGCTCACCATCCTCCGCCGTCTCTCCAAACACGACACCACCGACACCATCGCCCTCCGCCGCCAGATCGCCCGCCACGTCATCCAGGCCGGAAGGTACACCCTCTGA
- a CDS encoding sodium:solute symporter family protein, translated as MYVSAALLLFSGTQLTKLSPVDILILVLYFALVIFIGFYVKGQTNTSEEFFLAGREMTAWIAGLSFVSANLGSLELMGWAGSAYQYGILAAHWYWIGAIPAMLFLGIVMMPFYYISKTHSVPGYLNLRFGSGARALSAVSFALMTILMSGVNMYAMAVVMQTILGWNITFSIWIGAGTVALYVMLGGLRSAIINEVLQFVLIWAGAAMIPILGLIEAGGWSKLKAQIAVNVGSSDYTHMWTTLGHFKDNPMGVNWTGIVFGLGFVVSFGYWTTDFLVVQRVLSANNLRAAKLAPVIGAAFKMAVPFIVIVPGLLALAVLKNPDGSMMHLVAGSIAKGNPALHSYDEVLPLMLIRYCGPGLLGLGITALVAGFMSGMAGNVSAFSTVWTYDLYGAFMNKKASDKHYVAMGRWSTVIGMLISIMTAYLVMNANSIMDYVQALFSFFIAPLFGTVILGMMWKRATHAGGFWGLLAGTAASIGMFSWVQLKPAALQYIAMSADARPMAENLYRALWSWIICVVVTVVVSLMTKPVPTAELAGLVYGVTPLPDDGSKGLFQKPIFWAVVVIVIFFILNLIFF; from the coding sequence ATGTATGTATCGGCCGCGCTTCTGCTGTTCTCCGGCACGCAACTGACCAAGCTTTCTCCGGTCGACATCCTCATTCTCGTGCTGTACTTCGCGCTGGTCATCTTCATTGGTTTCTATGTGAAGGGCCAGACGAATACCAGTGAGGAGTTCTTCCTCGCGGGTCGCGAGATGACGGCGTGGATCGCCGGACTGAGCTTTGTATCGGCCAATCTCGGGTCACTGGAGTTGATGGGCTGGGCTGGGTCGGCGTATCAGTACGGCATCCTGGCAGCACACTGGTATTGGATCGGTGCAATTCCGGCGATGCTGTTCCTCGGCATCGTGATGATGCCGTTCTATTACATCTCTAAGACGCATTCGGTACCGGGCTATCTCAATCTTCGCTTCGGTAGCGGTGCACGCGCGTTGAGCGCGGTGTCGTTCGCCCTGATGACGATCCTGATGAGCGGCGTCAATATGTACGCCATGGCCGTCGTCATGCAGACGATCCTGGGCTGGAACATCACGTTCAGCATCTGGATCGGCGCGGGCACGGTGGCGCTTTATGTCATGCTCGGCGGTCTTCGTTCCGCGATCATCAATGAAGTTCTGCAGTTCGTTCTAATCTGGGCCGGCGCAGCGATGATTCCGATCCTCGGCTTGATCGAGGCAGGTGGCTGGTCGAAGCTGAAGGCACAGATCGCGGTAAACGTCGGCAGCAGCGACTACACGCATATGTGGACGACACTCGGTCACTTCAAAGACAACCCGATGGGCGTTAACTGGACCGGCATCGTGTTTGGGCTTGGATTCGTCGTGAGCTTCGGCTACTGGACGACAGACTTCCTGGTTGTCCAGCGTGTGCTGAGTGCGAATAATCTCAGGGCTGCGAAGCTGGCTCCCGTGATTGGCGCCGCATTCAAGATGGCTGTTCCGTTCATTGTGATCGTGCCTGGTTTGCTGGCGCTGGCAGTTCTCAAGAATCCTGACGGCAGCATGATGCACCTTGTGGCCGGAAGCATCGCGAAGGGTAATCCTGCGCTGCACAGCTATGACGAAGTGCTTCCGCTGATGCTGATTCGCTACTGCGGACCGGGCCTGCTGGGGCTGGGAATCACGGCGCTGGTCGCGGGTTTCATGAGCGGTATGGCTGGCAACGTCAGCGCGTTCTCGACGGTTTGGACCTACGACCTGTACGGCGCTTTCATGAACAAGAAGGCGAGCGACAAACACTATGTCGCGATGGGCCGCTGGTCGACCGTGATCGGCATGCTGATCTCGATCATGACGGCGTATCTCGTGATGAATGCGAACAGCATCATGGACTACGTGCAGGCGCTCTTCAGCTTCTTCATCGCTCCACTCTTCGGCACGGTGATCCTCGGCATGATGTGGAAGCGGGCTACACATGCTGGCGGCTTCTGGGGTCTGCTGGCAGGTACGGCTGCTTCGATCGGGATGTTCTCGTGGGTTCAACTGAAGCCCGCGGCTCTGCAATATATTGCGATGAGCGCAGATGCCCGGCCCATGGCTGAGAATCTGTACCGCGCTCTGTGGAGCTGGATTATCTGCGTGGTTGTTACGGTTGTGGTGAGTTTGATGACCAAGCCGGTACCGACAGCAGAACTCGCAGGGCTTGTCTATGGCGTGACGCCGCTTCCTGATGATGGTTCGAAGGGCTTGTTCCAGAAGCCTATCTTCTGGGCAGTCGTTGTGATCGTGATCTTCTTTATCCTGAACCTGATTTTCTTCTAA